A genome region from Wielerella bovis includes the following:
- a CDS encoding CYTH domain-containing protein: protein MHTKLEIERRFLLKNDTWREHASAPKTLQQGYLSVEKERTIRVRIVGEQAWLTLKGYISDATRSEFEYAIPLADAQMMMDTMCPFKIQKNRYLVEYSGYTFEIDEFFGDNAPLILAELELPSEDTDYPRPDWLGEEITADGRFTNAYISQHPYSTW from the coding sequence ATGCATACCAAACTAGAAATTGAACGCCGTTTTCTCTTAAAAAACGACACTTGGCGCGAACACGCCAGCGCACCCAAAACGCTGCAACAAGGCTATTTGAGCGTAGAAAAAGAGCGCACCATTCGCGTGCGTATTGTGGGCGAACAAGCATGGCTCACACTCAAAGGCTACATCAGCGATGCCACTCGCAGCGAATTTGAATACGCAATCCCACTCGCCGATGCACAAATGATGATGGATACCATGTGTCCATTCAAAATCCAAAAAAATCGTTATCTGGTGGAATATTCAGGCTATACTTTTGAAATTGATGAGTTTTTTGGCGACAATGCGCCATTGATTTTGGCAGAATTAGAATTGCCCAGCGAAGATACCGATTATCCACGTCCCGATTGGTTGGGCGAAGAAATTACCGCCGATGGACGTTTTACCAATGCCTATATTAGCCAACACCCATATAGCACATGGTAA
- the rpmB gene encoding 50S ribosomal protein L28, whose product MAKVCKVTGKRPMSGNNVSHANNKTKRRFLPNLQSRRFWVESENRWVRLRLTNAALRTIDKNGIDAVLADLRARGEAI is encoded by the coding sequence ATGGCAAAAGTTTGCAAAGTAACTGGCAAACGTCCAATGTCTGGCAACAACGTATCACATGCCAACAACAAAACCAAACGTCGCTTTTTGCCTAACTTGCAATCACGTCGTTTTTGGGTTGAGAGCGAAAACCGTTGGGTTCGCCTTCGTTTAACTAACGCAGCATTGCGCACTATTGACAAAAACGGTATTGATGCTGTTTTGGCTGACTTGCGTGCACGCGGTGAAGCGATTTAA
- the rpmG gene encoding 50S ribosomal protein L33 yields MRDKIKLESSAGTGHFYTTTKNKRTMPGKMEIKKFDPVARKHVIYKETKLK; encoded by the coding sequence ATGCGCGATAAAATCAAACTGGAATCTTCTGCTGGTACAGGTCATTTCTATACCACGACTAAAAACAAACGTACAATGCCAGGCAAAATGGAAATCAAAAAATTTGACCCAGTTGCTCGCAAACACGTTATTTACAAAGAAACCAAATTGAAATAA
- a CDS encoding DUF817 domain-containing protein, whose product MHAKLDKWLCEHPRRPRLHGFPRFLTEFWFFGLKEARACVFAGLFFVAMFLVPKSGILGLPRYDVLLIFAIVVQLGMLWAKWETWDEIKSITLFHIVGFILELFKTSPDIQAALLPADAHIRASWAYPDFAYSKVFGVPLFTGFMYAAVASYIIQAWRLFDLHVYRMPPYSLATLTAIAIYLNFFTHHAIADLRWYIAAFVMGLYARSYVVFTPYDTPRKMPILLAFVLIGFFIWLAENIGTFLGIWQYPNQMGAWSLVHISKFSSWSLLVIMTFTIVTHLKHIKATVFVAK is encoded by the coding sequence ATGCACGCTAAATTGGATAAATGGCTTTGTGAACATCCGCGCCGACCGAGACTTCATGGTTTCCCGCGTTTTTTAACGGAATTTTGGTTTTTTGGTTTGAAAGAGGCGCGTGCGTGTGTGTTTGCAGGTTTGTTTTTTGTGGCGATGTTTTTGGTGCCTAAATCGGGCATCTTGGGTTTGCCACGCTATGATGTGCTGTTAATTTTTGCGATAGTGGTGCAGTTGGGTATGTTATGGGCAAAATGGGAAACTTGGGACGAAATCAAGTCCATCACTTTGTTTCATATCGTTGGTTTTATATTGGAATTATTTAAAACATCGCCCGATATTCAGGCTGCCTTATTGCCTGCGGATGCGCATATTCGGGCATCTTGGGCTTATCCTGATTTTGCGTACAGCAAAGTGTTTGGTGTGCCGTTGTTTACGGGGTTTATGTATGCGGCGGTGGCGAGTTATATCATTCAGGCATGGCGATTGTTTGATTTGCATGTGTACCGAATGCCACCATATAGTTTGGCAACATTGACGGCTATTGCGATTTACTTGAATTTTTTTACGCATCATGCGATAGCAGATTTGCGTTGGTATATTGCTGCGTTTGTGATGGGCTTGTATGCGCGAAGTTATGTGGTGTTCACGCCGTATGATACGCCACGCAAAATGCCGATTTTGTTAGCCTTTGTTCTGATTGGTTTTTTTATTTGGTTGGCGGAAAATATCGGTACGTTTTTGGGTATTTGGCAGTATCCTAATCAAATGGGGGCGTGGTCATTGGTGCATATCAGCAAATTCAGTTCATGGTCGTTGTTGGTGATTATGACTTTTACGATTGTTACGCATTTGAAACATATTAAAGCAAC